One genomic segment of Mycolicibacterium neworleansense includes these proteins:
- a CDS encoding Ig-like domain-containing protein yields the protein MTVVNPLINPQFDAHPSRRTLQATGRVGAYSGIVVTGWLVAALASGYGVAAADPTDTSSPDSSTSTSANATGGETAAGPTAGGAPGANSPSDGPGKSWAKKSLKPKRSGKTSSTKELAPGVTVSSSGGAQKDSGKPEGLPGAVEARLKALSSIPDQVRESVLTRNDGPEKPVLSLPTLSLPEISLPDVASPRAPEVVSDLDAKTGVPVGPLKLGDTLERSLAKAREVTDRVEQVTGTIGERVTEKVSEKIGNAGLATTKADSASIAAASDIRTTAEAVPTPALRAENPAEGALGVLNNIVTTVLNPFLAPAPESPEPFTPIMWAALAWVRRNAFNQAPVVSSPTTTVQTGQTVTGNIGVTDAEGDALTYTVTKAPEHGTLTINQETGEFTYTPDDINYEAAQTDSFTISVTDGNRINLLSLFKPRTAQNDIDVTVLNPTVERVILDLPDGIRNPNTPRFSEDGQSIYFGATPADGGRQEIYRISVDGSNVECITCGVSPEVTAGLSRVVPFQDGSGRLMIQVTTSPNSYVVYEETADGKQLVPVITPPSGARAIDPQREMRISPDGTHVLFSQIQMTSTGLITAVPVVGRLERTDAGYEIADARVVYPVGEGKQWTPDGKGVIILGGRYEAGNVDDIVVDLETGEVTRLTGNLDYDEDIDMSPNGQWIAVGSTRGYDALTPMSRIVRPAFLPADIQGAVYEKYRGTGDSTNITNQEWVIAIEDDLEGENGIPVFVDGDGYTARSMASWNNTGDAVAFWEASGADETDTRLVIAKLNYTTSVGPVQGDRTTPDPTWAPELKTYVPSTAPLPPTGTYAGAGGGTAVVTEVSDPTTGHIVRTVTYTDYVNEQGMILNGSESTDTTASQSSIHYVADITVTGTHTGYLDADATINKLQRTMTGHITSDLDGDVQSVNDQDRIDEDRANM from the coding sequence ATGACTGTTGTCAATCCGCTCATCAATCCGCAGTTCGACGCCCATCCATCTCGCCGGACACTTCAAGCTACCGGTCGTGTAGGTGCCTACAGCGGCATCGTGGTGACGGGATGGCTGGTCGCCGCACTCGCTTCCGGATACGGCGTGGCCGCCGCGGACCCCACCGATACATCCTCCCCGGACTCGTCCACGTCGACCTCCGCGAATGCGACGGGTGGTGAAACCGCAGCTGGGCCAACCGCCGGCGGTGCTCCGGGCGCGAACTCCCCGTCGGACGGTCCCGGCAAGAGCTGGGCCAAGAAGTCGCTCAAGCCGAAGCGGTCGGGCAAGACGTCATCGACCAAGGAGTTGGCGCCGGGCGTGACGGTCAGCAGCAGTGGCGGGGCGCAGAAGGACTCTGGCAAACCTGAAGGTCTCCCCGGAGCGGTCGAGGCGCGCCTGAAGGCGTTGTCGTCGATACCGGACCAGGTGCGCGAGAGTGTGCTGACTCGCAATGACGGCCCGGAGAAGCCGGTGCTGTCACTGCCGACGCTCTCGCTTCCGGAAATCTCGTTGCCGGACGTTGCGTCGCCGCGCGCGCCGGAGGTCGTGTCGGATCTCGATGCGAAAACCGGCGTTCCGGTCGGGCCGCTCAAGCTCGGTGACACCCTCGAGCGGTCGCTGGCGAAAGCCAGGGAGGTCACCGACCGGGTCGAGCAGGTGACCGGCACGATCGGCGAGCGGGTGACAGAAAAGGTCTCCGAGAAGATCGGCAACGCGGGTTTGGCTACGACGAAGGCCGATTCTGCGTCCATCGCTGCCGCGAGCGATATCCGTACCACGGCCGAGGCCGTTCCCACACCCGCGCTCCGGGCCGAGAACCCGGCCGAAGGTGCTCTGGGGGTGTTGAACAACATCGTCACCACGGTGCTGAATCCGTTCCTCGCGCCGGCGCCGGAATCGCCGGAGCCGTTCACGCCGATCATGTGGGCCGCACTGGCCTGGGTCCGGCGTAACGCGTTCAATCAGGCGCCAGTGGTCAGCAGCCCCACCACAACGGTGCAGACCGGGCAGACGGTGACCGGCAACATCGGCGTCACCGACGCCGAGGGTGACGCGTTGACCTACACGGTCACCAAAGCGCCCGAGCACGGCACCCTGACGATCAACCAGGAAACAGGTGAGTTCACCTACACGCCCGACGACATCAACTACGAAGCAGCGCAGACGGATTCATTCACGATATCGGTCACCGACGGCAACAGGATCAATCTGCTGAGCCTGTTCAAGCCACGCACCGCTCAGAACGACATCGACGTCACGGTGCTCAATCCCACCGTCGAGCGCGTCATCCTTGACCTCCCCGACGGCATCAGGAACCCGAACACGCCACGCTTCTCGGAGGACGGTCAGTCCATCTACTTCGGGGCCACACCCGCCGACGGCGGTCGCCAGGAGATCTACCGGATCAGCGTCGATGGCTCAAATGTCGAGTGCATCACCTGCGGTGTGTCCCCGGAAGTCACCGCGGGTCTGTCGAGAGTCGTTCCCTTCCAGGATGGTTCGGGCCGGTTGATGATCCAGGTGACGACGAGTCCGAACTCCTACGTCGTCTACGAAGAGACAGCGGACGGCAAACAGCTGGTACCCGTCATCACGCCACCTTCTGGTGCACGTGCCATCGATCCGCAACGTGAGATGAGAATCTCGCCGGACGGCACGCACGTGTTGTTCAGCCAGATCCAGATGACCTCGACGGGTCTCATCACGGCGGTACCGGTGGTGGGCCGGCTGGAGCGCACGGACGCCGGATATGAAATCGCAGACGCCCGTGTGGTTTACCCCGTCGGTGAAGGCAAGCAGTGGACCCCCGACGGTAAGGGCGTGATCATCCTCGGCGGCCGCTATGAGGCAGGCAATGTCGATGACATCGTGGTCGACCTGGAGACCGGGGAGGTCACCCGGCTGACCGGCAACCTCGATTACGACGAGGACATCGACATGTCCCCCAACGGGCAATGGATCGCGGTAGGCAGCACCCGTGGGTATGACGCGCTGACGCCGATGTCGCGGATCGTGCGGCCGGCATTCCTGCCGGCGGACATCCAAGGTGCGGTGTACGAGAAGTACCGGGGAACCGGGGATTCCACCAATATCACGAACCAGGAGTGGGTCATCGCAATCGAGGATGACCTCGAGGGCGAGAACGGGATTCCGGTGTTCGTCGACGGCGACGGATACACCGCCCGGAGCATGGCGAGCTGGAACAACACCGGAGATGCGGTGGCATTCTGGGAGGCCAGCGGTGCTGATGAGACAGACACCCGGTTGGTCATCGCCAAGCTGAACTACACCACCAGTGTCGGCCCGGTGCAGGGTGATCGCACCACCCCGGATCCGACGTGGGCTCCCGAACTCAAGACCTACGTGCCGAGCACGGCACCGCTGCCGCCCACCGGAACCTACGCCGGTGCCGGTGGCGGCACAGCGGTGGTCACCGAGGTCAGCGACCCGACGACGGGTCACATCGTCCGCACCGTCACCTACACCGATTACGTCAATGAGCAGGGAATGATCCTCAACGGCAGCGAGTCCACGGACACGACTGCCAGCCAGTCCAGCATCCACTACGTCGCCGACATCACCGTCACGGGTACGCACACCGGCTACCTCGACGCCGATGCCACCATCAACAAGCTTCAGCGGACCATGACCGGCCACATCACCTCCGACCTGGACGGTGACGTGCAGAGCGTCAACGATCAGGACAGGATCGACGAGGACCGGGCAAACATGTAG
- a CDS encoding RidA family protein, whose protein sequence is MKIVVPQWMQPMYYAHHFAPAVIDGDHLRCSGMIGIRPDMSVAEDPRAQFTQAFENLSGLLTEAGLTFADVTDITSYHVGLQQHVQVFGEVKDEFVAEPYPAWTAVGVTELAVPGALVEIQIIARMR, encoded by the coding sequence ATGAAAATAGTTGTCCCACAGTGGATGCAACCGATGTACTACGCCCACCACTTCGCACCCGCGGTGATCGACGGCGATCACCTGCGCTGCTCGGGGATGATCGGCATCCGCCCCGACATGAGCGTGGCCGAGGATCCACGGGCGCAGTTCACGCAGGCTTTCGAGAACCTGAGCGGCTTGCTCACCGAGGCGGGGCTGACGTTCGCCGACGTCACCGACATCACCAGCTACCACGTCGGCCTGCAACAACACGTGCAGGTGTTCGGCGAGGTCAAAGATGAGTTCGTGGCCGAACCGTACCCGGCATGGACCGCGGTCGGCGTGACCGAGCTGGCCGTGCCGGGTGCGCTGGTCGAGATCCAGATCATCGCCCGAATGCGCTGA
- a CDS encoding ROK family transcriptional regulator → MLHLLHRQRVVHLLRTEGPLARADLADRLGLSRPSITAIVGELIDDGTLIELDDRVEGPGYRGRPRKLLGCNPQARRVLGIWIDERRARIALADATGNISREEETPTAGRTPASVIRSIIRIGKQVIEEATDSSVAAAGICLPGFVDSTRGFVIESKALGWSEVELGKPVSDALGVPTAVQDTTQAMTLAETIAGEAREVRSAVLLNCGGHFNVGLIIGGRPYPGASGVAGAIGHMPVAGSQAKCACGRIGCVNAGMSLHAMQSVAPHTEGMPLKEIDLDAVAQETARNPHSQKIIGDVIDQMARTAILIEAVLDPEILILSGLITEFEELIVALEARIEEIRPPERRGRTTTVRSQIGRDYRVAVIVALQQLDPDIAGLLHTPSP, encoded by the coding sequence GTGTTGCACCTGTTGCATCGCCAACGCGTCGTCCACCTGCTTCGGACCGAGGGTCCGCTGGCCCGGGCCGACTTGGCCGATCGGCTCGGACTGAGCCGTCCCTCGATCACCGCAATAGTCGGCGAGTTGATCGATGACGGAACCCTGATCGAACTGGACGACCGGGTCGAAGGTCCGGGTTACCGTGGCCGTCCGCGCAAGCTGCTGGGCTGCAACCCGCAGGCACGACGGGTACTCGGCATCTGGATCGACGAGCGTCGGGCACGCATCGCCCTCGCCGACGCAACCGGCAACATCTCACGCGAGGAAGAGACCCCGACTGCCGGCCGCACCCCCGCTTCCGTGATCCGCTCGATCATCCGGATCGGCAAGCAGGTGATCGAGGAGGCCACGGACAGCTCAGTGGCCGCCGCCGGGATTTGTCTTCCTGGATTCGTCGACAGCACAAGAGGATTCGTCATCGAATCGAAAGCGCTCGGCTGGTCCGAGGTGGAACTGGGCAAGCCGGTCTCCGATGCGCTGGGTGTCCCGACCGCCGTCCAGGACACCACCCAGGCCATGACGCTGGCCGAGACGATCGCCGGCGAGGCCAGAGAGGTGCGTTCCGCCGTGCTACTCAATTGCGGCGGACACTTCAACGTCGGCCTGATCATCGGCGGACGTCCGTACCCGGGGGCGAGTGGCGTCGCCGGCGCGATCGGTCACATGCCTGTGGCCGGCAGCCAAGCCAAATGCGCATGCGGGCGCATCGGCTGCGTCAACGCCGGCATGTCGCTGCACGCCATGCAATCGGTCGCACCGCACACCGAGGGCATGCCGCTCAAGGAGATCGACCTCGACGCGGTGGCGCAGGAAACAGCCCGAAACCCGCACTCCCAGAAGATCATCGGCGACGTCATCGACCAGATGGCCCGCACGGCGATCCTGATCGAAGCGGTGCTCGATCCGGAAATCCTCATCCTGTCCGGGCTCATCACCGAGTTCGAAGAACTCATCGTCGCCCTCGAAGCGCGCATCGAAGAAATCCGCCCACCCGAGCGGCGGGGACGCACCACCACCGTGCGCTCGCAGATCGGGCGTGACTACCGGGTCGCTGTCATCGTCGCGCTGCAACAACTCGATCCCGATATCGCCGGACTGCTGCACACCCCCAGCCCATGA
- a CDS encoding acyl-CoA dehydrogenase family protein: MPVDRLLPSDEARALIELTRDIADKVLDPIVDEHEKAETYPEGVFAQLGAAGLLSLPQPEEWGGAGQPYEVYLQVLEEIAARWAAVGVAVSVHSLSSHPLLAYGTEEQKQRWLPGMLSGEQIGAYSLSEPQAGSDAAALSCKATRDGDAYVLNGSKAWITHGGKADFYTLFARTGEGSKGISCFLVPADLDGLSFGKPEEKMGLHAVPTTSAFYDNARLDADRLIGQEGQGLSIAFSALDSGRLGIAAVAVGIAQAALDEAVRYAGERTTFGRKILDHQGLGFLLADMAAAVVSARATYLDAARRRDLGLPYSTQASVAKLIATDAAMKVTTDAVQVFGGVGYTRDFRVERYMREAKITQIFEGTNQIQRLVISRGLGS, translated from the coding sequence ATGCCTGTTGACCGCCTGCTCCCTTCCGATGAGGCGCGCGCGCTCATCGAGCTCACTCGCGACATCGCCGACAAGGTGCTCGACCCGATCGTCGACGAGCACGAGAAGGCCGAGACGTATCCCGAGGGCGTCTTCGCGCAGCTCGGCGCGGCCGGGTTGTTGAGCCTGCCCCAGCCCGAGGAGTGGGGTGGGGCAGGGCAGCCGTACGAGGTGTACCTGCAGGTCCTCGAAGAGATCGCGGCACGTTGGGCCGCCGTCGGGGTCGCGGTCAGCGTGCACAGCCTCTCATCGCACCCGCTGCTGGCCTACGGCACCGAGGAGCAGAAGCAGCGCTGGCTGCCGGGCATGCTCTCCGGTGAGCAGATCGGTGCCTACAGCCTGTCCGAGCCGCAGGCCGGCTCCGACGCCGCCGCACTGAGCTGCAAGGCCACCCGCGACGGCGACGCGTACGTACTCAATGGCTCCAAGGCCTGGATCACCCATGGCGGCAAGGCCGATTTCTACACCCTGTTCGCGCGCACCGGCGAGGGCAGCAAGGGCATCTCCTGTTTCCTGGTCCCCGCCGATCTCGACGGGCTGAGCTTCGGCAAGCCCGAGGAGAAGATGGGCCTGCACGCGGTGCCCACCACCTCGGCGTTCTACGATAATGCCCGCCTGGACGCCGACCGATTGATCGGCCAAGAGGGACAAGGCCTTTCGATCGCCTTCTCCGCACTGGACTCCGGCCGGCTCGGTATCGCCGCCGTGGCGGTCGGCATCGCCCAGGCGGCCCTGGACGAGGCTGTGCGCTACGCAGGTGAACGAACGACCTTCGGCCGCAAGATTCTCGACCACCAGGGCCTGGGTTTCCTGCTGGCCGACATGGCCGCCGCTGTGGTCAGCGCGCGGGCCACCTACCTGGACGCTGCCCGCCGGCGCGATCTCGGCTTGCCCTACTCGACACAGGCCAGCGTCGCCAAGCTGATCGCCACCGACGCCGCCATGAAGGTCACCACCGATGCCGTGCAGGTGTTCGGCGGCGTCGGCTATACCCGCGACTTCCGGGTGGAGCGTTACATGCGGGAAGCCAAGATCACCCAGATCTTCGAGGGCACCAACCAGATTCAGCGCCTGGTCATCTCCCGGGGGCTGGGTTCTTGA
- the pntB gene encoding Re/Si-specific NAD(P)(+) transhydrogenase subunit beta, with product MFTLENVATAAYVVAALLFILALAGLSKHETSRAGNTFGIVGMAVALVATIALAFEHKIEPLGLALLVGAMIVGAAIGLWRAKVVEMTGMPELIALLHSFVGLAAVLVGWNGYLHVEGDAAGAEAAALARDGMLGIHSAEVFIGVFIGAVTFTGSIVANLKLSARMKSAPLMLPGKNFLNIGALVVFAALTVWFVIEPHLWLLIVVTVLALLLGWHLVASIGGGDMPVVVSMLNSYSGWAAAASGFLLGNDLLIITGALVGSSGAYLSYIMCKAMNRSFISVIAGGFGIEAGPAEDKDYGEHREINAEGAAELLAHADSVIITPGYGMAVAQAQYGVADLTRKLRERGVNVRFGIHPVAGRLPGHMNVLLAEAKVPYDIVLEMDEINDDFDGTSVVLVIGANDTVNPAAAEDPGSPIAGMPVLTVWNADHVIVFKRSMASGYAGVQNPLFFRENTQMLFGDARDRVNDILAALPVAEHV from the coding sequence ATGTTCACCCTAGAAAACGTTGCCACGGCCGCCTACGTCGTCGCGGCCCTGCTGTTCATCCTGGCGCTGGCCGGGCTCTCCAAGCACGAGACCTCCCGAGCCGGCAACACTTTCGGCATCGTCGGCATGGCGGTCGCGCTGGTCGCGACCATCGCGCTGGCTTTCGAGCACAAGATCGAACCGCTGGGCCTGGCCCTGCTGGTCGGCGCCATGATCGTCGGCGCCGCGATCGGTCTGTGGCGCGCCAAGGTCGTCGAGATGACCGGCATGCCCGAACTGATCGCGCTCCTGCACAGCTTCGTCGGTCTGGCTGCCGTCCTGGTCGGCTGGAACGGCTACCTGCACGTGGAGGGCGACGCGGCCGGCGCCGAAGCCGCCGCGCTGGCCCGTGACGGCATGCTCGGCATCCACTCGGCTGAGGTGTTCATCGGCGTCTTCATCGGTGCGGTCACCTTCACCGGTTCGATCGTGGCCAACCTGAAGCTCTCGGCCCGCATGAAGTCCGCGCCGCTGATGCTGCCGGGCAAGAACTTCCTCAACATCGGCGCGCTCGTGGTGTTCGCCGCGCTGACCGTGTGGTTCGTCATCGAGCCGCACCTGTGGCTGCTCATCGTCGTGACCGTGCTCGCGCTGCTGCTGGGCTGGCACCTGGTGGCCTCCATCGGCGGCGGCGACATGCCCGTCGTGGTGTCGATGCTCAACAGCTACTCCGGTTGGGCCGCAGCCGCTTCCGGCTTCCTGCTCGGTAACGATCTGCTGATCATCACCGGCGCCCTCGTCGGCTCCTCCGGTGCCTACCTGTCCTACATCATGTGCAAGGCCATGAACCGGTCGTTCATCTCGGTGATCGCCGGCGGCTTCGGCATCGAGGCCGGCCCGGCCGAGGACAAGGACTACGGCGAGCACCGCGAGATCAACGCCGAGGGTGCGGCCGAGCTGCTGGCCCACGCCGACTCGGTGATCATCACGCCGGGTTACGGCATGGCCGTGGCCCAGGCCCAGTACGGCGTGGCCGACCTGACCCGCAAGCTGCGTGAGCGCGGCGTCAACGTCCGCTTCGGTATCCACCCGGTCGCCGGCCGCCTGCCCGGGCACATGAACGTGCTGCTGGCCGAGGCCAAGGTGCCCTACGACATCGTGCTGGAGATGGACGAGATCAACGACGACTTCGACGGCACCTCCGTCGTGCTCGTCATCGGCGCCAACGACACCGTCAACCCGGCCGCCGCCGAAGATCCTGGCAGCCCGATCGCCGGCATGCCGGTGCTCACGGTGTGGAACGCCGACCACGTCATCGTGTTCAAGCGATCCATGGCCTCGGGCTACGCCGGTGTGCAGAATCCGCTGTTCTTCCGCGAGAACACCCAGATGCTGTTCGGCGACGCCCGGGACCGCGTCAACGACATCCTCGCGGCCCTGCCCGTGGCTGAGCACGTGTAA
- a CDS encoding Re/Si-specific NAD(P)(+) transhydrogenase subunit alpha produces MIIGIPRESLTGETRVAATPQTVGQIIKLGYEVVVENGAGAASSFSDAAYVEAGAEIGTPWDADVVLKVNAPDDAEVGKLRDGATLVSLISPALKPELVEKLSTRPITVLAMDAVPRISRAQSLDVLSSMANIAGYRAVVEAAHAFGRFFTGQVTAAGKVPPAKVLVVGAGVAGLAAIGAAGSLGAIVRATDPRPEVADQVASLGGEYLSVANENAEVSATGYAKEMDDDYKAREAALYAEQCKDVDIIVTTALIPGKPAPRIITAEMVASMKAGSVIVDMAAANGGNVEGTVKDQAIVTDNGVTIIGYTDLAGRLPAQASQLYGTNLVNLLKLLTPEKDGKVVLDWDDVVQRSMTVVRDGETTWPPPPVQVSAAPAAQPAAAAPVVKEEKQPMSTGRRLAVTFAAAAAIFALIAISPAALQVHLTVFALAIVIGYYVIGNVHHALHTPLMSVTNAISGIIVVGALLQVGHGNALVTAIATCAILLASINVFGGFAVTRRMLAMFSRS; encoded by the coding sequence ATGATCATCGGGATACCGCGCGAGTCCCTGACTGGTGAAACGCGCGTCGCCGCCACGCCGCAGACTGTCGGACAGATTATCAAGCTCGGCTATGAGGTAGTCGTAGAAAACGGCGCCGGTGCTGCCTCGAGCTTCTCCGACGCCGCCTATGTAGAGGCCGGTGCCGAGATCGGCACGCCGTGGGACGCCGACGTCGTGCTGAAGGTCAACGCGCCTGATGATGCCGAGGTCGGCAAGCTGCGCGACGGAGCGACGCTGGTGAGCTTGATCTCACCCGCGCTCAAGCCCGAGCTTGTCGAGAAGCTGTCCACCCGGCCCATCACGGTGCTGGCGATGGACGCGGTGCCGCGTATCTCCCGCGCCCAGTCCCTGGACGTGCTGTCCTCGATGGCCAATATCGCCGGCTACCGCGCCGTGGTCGAGGCCGCGCACGCGTTCGGCCGGTTCTTCACCGGCCAGGTCACCGCCGCGGGCAAGGTGCCCCCGGCCAAGGTGCTCGTGGTCGGCGCGGGTGTGGCCGGTCTGGCCGCCATCGGCGCGGCAGGCAGCCTGGGTGCCATCGTGCGGGCCACCGACCCGCGGCCCGAGGTCGCCGATCAGGTCGCCTCGCTCGGCGGCGAATACCTGTCCGTGGCGAACGAGAACGCCGAAGTCTCGGCCACCGGCTACGCCAAGGAGATGGACGACGACTACAAGGCCCGCGAGGCCGCGTTGTACGCCGAGCAGTGCAAGGACGTCGACATCATCGTCACGACCGCACTGATCCCCGGCAAGCCCGCGCCGCGCATCATCACCGCCGAGATGGTCGCCTCGATGAAGGCCGGCAGCGTCATCGTCGACATGGCCGCGGCCAACGGCGGCAACGTCGAGGGCACCGTCAAGGACCAGGCGATCGTCACCGACAACGGTGTGACGATCATCGGCTACACCGACCTGGCCGGCCGCCTGCCTGCGCAGGCCTCACAGCTCTACGGCACCAACCTGGTGAACCTGCTCAAGCTGCTGACCCCGGAGAAGGACGGCAAGGTCGTCCTCGACTGGGACGACGTGGTGCAGCGCTCGATGACCGTGGTGCGCGACGGCGAGACCACCTGGCCCCCGCCGCCGGTGCAGGTCTCGGCCGCCCCGGCCGCACAGCCCGCCGCGGCGGCCCCGGTGGTAAAGGAAGAGAAGCAGCCGATGTCGACGGGACGCCGGTTGGCCGTCACGTTCGCCGCGGCGGCCGCGATCTTCGCCCTGATCGCGATCTCCCCGGCCGCATTGCAGGTCCACCTGACCGTGTTCGCGCTGGCGATCGTGATCGGCTACTACGTGATCGGCAACGTGCACCACGCGCTGCACACCCCGCTGATGTCGGTGACCAACGCGATCTCCGGAATCATCGTGGTGGGTGCCCTGCTTCAGGTCGGCCACGGCAACGCGCTGGTAACCGCGATCGCGACCTGCGCGATCCTGCTGGCCAGCATCAACGTATTCGGCGGCTTCGCGGTGACGCGTCGCATGCTCGCGATGTTCTCCCGCAGCTAG
- a CDS encoding TetR/AcrR family transcriptional regulator, with protein sequence MTSTRTADFVRRLAEPDPAVLARVRDPDPISTRILSATLEQAELVGIRRTTMEDVARRSGVGRATLYRRFPTKDALIDALVLSEARRYLEGSAAARAHAENLEDRLVYGTVFTVTFLRDHALLKKLLRTEPETILPSLTVDAGAIIDFATDYSAGQLRTDLYGDNETTPAQERHIRTVAELHTRLTLSFIVTPHTGIKLASLEDTRDYVRSYLLPMVTGS encoded by the coding sequence GTGACTTCCACGCGAACAGCGGACTTCGTGCGGCGCCTGGCCGAACCGGATCCCGCGGTGCTGGCCCGTGTCCGCGATCCCGACCCGATCAGCACCCGGATCTTGTCCGCCACCCTCGAGCAGGCGGAACTGGTCGGAATCCGGCGAACGACGATGGAGGACGTGGCCCGCCGCAGCGGCGTCGGGCGCGCCACGCTCTATCGGCGGTTTCCGACGAAGGACGCCCTCATCGATGCCCTCGTGCTCTCGGAGGCGCGCCGCTACCTCGAGGGCAGCGCGGCGGCGCGGGCCCACGCCGAAAACCTGGAAGACCGCCTCGTCTATGGCACCGTCTTCACGGTGACCTTCCTGCGGGACCACGCGCTGCTGAAGAAGCTGCTGCGCACCGAACCTGAGACGATCCTGCCGAGCCTGACCGTCGACGCCGGAGCCATCATCGATTTCGCCACCGACTACTCGGCCGGACAATTACGCACCGACCTGTACGGGGACAACGAGACCACCCCGGCGCAGGAACGCCACATCCGCACCGTGGCTGAGTTGCACACCCGACTTACGTTGTCGTTCATCGTGACTCCGCACACCGGCATCAAACTCGCCAGCCTGGAGGACACCCGCGACTATGTCCGCTCCTACCTGCTGCCGATGGTGACCGGCTCGTGA
- a CDS encoding magnesium transporter CorA family protein produces the protein MKQVRGRVWRSGQPVDDGFTFSAISDCLADEDTLVWADIYDPDHDALRDLAKELGLNIWAVEDAVAPKERTKVSVYHTHTFFTVYAVDTREPHQGAAPNTSLLVKHRISAFVLPRGLITVRLPSVNGDATEFDMNQVSQRFDDLGGQRYGVGSLVHGLLDVVVDGHFEAVEALDEAIEGLEDELFDDGGPRRGLQRRTFQLRKDLVELRRVVLPMREVVSTIQHRRLDSPTSPELDPLYADLYDHVLRASEWTESLRDMVTTVFETNLSLQDARLNTVMKKLTGWAAIIAVPTAITGFYGQNVMYPGINTVVGFIASTALIVVLVILLYVMFKRRDWL, from the coding sequence GTGAAACAGGTGCGGGGCCGCGTATGGCGATCCGGACAGCCGGTCGACGACGGTTTCACGTTCTCGGCCATCTCCGACTGCCTGGCCGATGAGGACACCTTGGTGTGGGCCGACATCTACGACCCGGACCACGATGCACTTCGCGACCTGGCCAAGGAGCTCGGGCTCAACATCTGGGCCGTCGAGGACGCGGTCGCCCCCAAGGAACGCACGAAAGTCTCGGTCTACCACACACATACGTTCTTCACGGTGTACGCCGTGGACACCCGCGAGCCCCATCAGGGCGCGGCACCCAACACGTCCCTGTTGGTGAAGCACCGGATCTCGGCATTCGTCCTGCCGCGCGGCCTGATCACCGTCCGGCTGCCCAGCGTCAACGGCGATGCCACCGAATTCGATATGAACCAGGTGTCCCAACGCTTCGATGATCTCGGCGGCCAGCGATACGGCGTCGGTTCGTTGGTGCACGGCCTGCTCGACGTCGTGGTGGACGGGCACTTCGAGGCCGTCGAGGCGCTCGACGAGGCGATCGAAGGACTCGAGGACGAACTGTTCGACGACGGTGGTCCGCGGCGCGGCCTGCAACGTCGGACCTTCCAGCTGCGCAAGGATCTGGTCGAGCTGCGCCGGGTGGTGCTGCCGATGCGCGAGGTGGTCAGCACCATCCAGCATCGCCGGCTCGATTCGCCCACCTCGCCCGAACTCGACCCGCTCTACGCCGACCTGTACGACCACGTACTGCGTGCCTCGGAGTGGACCGAATCGCTGCGCGACATGGTCACCACCGTGTTCGAGACCAACTTGTCGCTGCAGGACGCGCGGCTCAACACCGTGATGAAGAAACTCACCGGCTGGGCCGCGATCATCGCGGTGCCGACCGCCATCACGGGCTTCTACGGCCAGAACGTCATGTATCCGGGGATCAACACCGTCGTCGGCTTCATCGCGAGCACCGCGCTGATCGTCGTGCTGGTGATTTTGCTGTACGTGATGTTCAAACGCCGAGACTGGCTGTGA